One genomic window of Amyelois transitella isolate CPQ chromosome 8, ilAmyTran1.1, whole genome shotgun sequence includes the following:
- the LOC106141658 gene encoding putative nuclease HARBI1: MSSYLAWDIMLRAQLQDIARARDRRRKSRNSASRGKAFDMTDREFLKTYRLSKTLARHLINELRPFLRRPRRSDAISPENKVLIALAFFASGSYQTITGQCRVHGVSQPTVSRAIKEVVGALNMPDILNKYIVFPLTQAGREQLKTQFYSKFSIPGVVGCIDGTHVSIIKPTQNEERYMNRKGYHSLNVQIICDVNLNIMSVDASHPGSTHDSVIWGEHPLNNYLQRQLALGENLYLLGDSGYALRPSMMTPILNALPDTPEEHYYNLHVTARNTVERCIGVLKARFRCLLSARQLHYDPISAARIVNACCVLHNIANKARLNIHPLNNDEIAAELAANVDLRRLEARTDSNRHQINQELSEGRAVQQSLVDRLWEEKHRH; encoded by the exons ATGAGCTCATATTTAGCTTGGGATATAATGTTGAGAGCGCAGCTTCAGGATATTGCCAGGGCTAGAGACCGTCGTAGAAAAAGTCGCAATTCGGCATCAAGAGGGAAGGCCTTTGATATGACCGACAgggaatttttaaaaacctaCAGGTTATCAAAGACCCTTGCACGTCACCTCATCAACGAATTACGGCCCTTTTTACGCCGGCCTCGCCGCAGTGATGCCATAAGCCCAGAAAATAAG GTGCTAATAGCATTAGCATTTTTTGCTTCTGGCTCATACCAGACCATAACTGGCCAATGTAGGGTCCATGGAGTTTCGCAGCCAACCGTGTCCCGGGCTATTAAGGAGGTGGTAGGGGCTTTAAATATGcctgatattttaaataaatatattgtgttCCCTTTGACTCAAGCTGGCCGGGAACAACTAAAGACCCA gttttattcaaaattcagtaTCCCAGGAGTTGTGGGATGCATAGATGGGACCCATGTTTCAATTATTAAACCCACTCAAAATGAGGAGAGGTATATGAATAGGAAGGGTTATCACTCCTTAAATGTACAAATT atttgtgatgtgaatctcaatataATGAGTGTGGATGCCAGCCACCCTGGCTCAACACACGATAGTGTTATCTGGGGTGAACAtcctttaaataattacttacagaGGCAATTGGCCTTGGgtgaaaatttgtatttgttag GTGATTCGGGCTATGCTTTAAGACCAAGCATGATGACGCCAATTTTAAATGCTCTACCTGACACGCCTGAAGAGCACTACTACAACCTTCACGTCACAGCTAGAAATACTGTAGAGCGCTGTATTGGAGTTCTAAAAGCGCGTTTTAG ATGCCTGTTATCTGCTCGACAACTTCATTACGATCCCATCTCAGCTGCGCGCATAGTGAATGCATGTTGTGTTTTACACAATATAGCAAACAAGGCACGCTTAAATATCCATCCACTAAACAATGATGAAATAGCAGCTGAACTTGCTGCTAATGTTGATTTGCGCAGGCTTGAAGCAAGGACTGACAGCAACAGGCATCAAATCAATCAGGAACTTTCAGAAGGCAGGGCAGTCCAACAATCGCTCGTGGACCGTCTGTGGGAAGAAAAACACAGACATTGA
- the LOC132901980 gene encoding uncharacterized protein LOC132901980: MSDIEIEYEQDMTEQISISDLPVSIQMIGTDDHDTPQDSAPQLEPTESEPRPRRSRHRPRVHARHRSLLTQQVEESLDESRAAFVRLEEAKLAAQTKQMEIEIKKVEALQQIALAINKLADAVSSTFDPAGSSTLQHGHHTQKSPRISSSDESNH, translated from the exons ATGAGCGACATTGAAATTGA GTATGAGCAGGATATGACTGAGCAAATTTCTATCTCCGATCTTCCTGTCTCGATACAAATGATTGGCACTGATGACCATGATACACCACAAGACTCAGCACCCCAACTTGAGCCTACAGAATCAGAGCCCAGGCCTCGCCGTTCTAGACACAGGCCTAGAGTTCATGCTAGACATAGGTCCTTGTTGA cGCAACAAGTAGAAGAGTCCCTGGATGAGTCACGAGCTGCATTTGTTAGGCTTGAGGAAGCAAAGCTTGCAGCCCAAACTAAACAAATGgagatagaaataaaaaaggtagaGGCATTGCAGCAAATAGCACTAGCTATAAATAAGCTAGCAGATGCAGTGTCGTCTACATTTGATCCTGCAGGCTCCTCTACACTACAGCATGGACATCATACTCAAAAA agtcCTCGAATTTCTTCGAGTGATGAGAGTAACCATTAG